CGAAGTGGGTGCAGCTGTCCAGGTTCCTGCCGAGGGTGCGGAGTCACGGATTACGCGACCCGCAGTTGACCACAGTGCTCAAGGACGTGCTAGGGACGCGTCCGCCCGACGACCTGGATGAGCGCGACAGGCTATGGCGGAAACGCAGTCGCCTGCTGACCACGGCCGTGCGCGAGAGCGGAGAGTTCATCCCCTGCATCCGCTATCTGATGGTGTTTGATCACAGCGACTGGAACCTGTTGTTCGAGCATGCGCTGGCAACGGCTTTGTCGGGGGGCGAACCCGGCCTGCGGGAGTACCTGGAACGGCTGGAATTCCTGCCGTCGCGATCCGCAGGCGCAGGCGAAATCATATTCGAGACGGTGAGGGCGGGCCGTTTCCTGGAGCTCGCGAAGGCACTGGCCAGGTGGAAATCCGAGAGGCGGGCGCAGTTCCTGTTGCCGGAGGCCAAGGGGGAGGAGGCCTACCCGCAGACGATCTCGGACATCGCCGTTGTTCTCCTCCGGTGGCATGAGACATTGAAGGAGCTAGCCCTACAGAGGGGCTGGCATGCTTGATGAGCATGTAGCCAGCGCCGTTCGGAGTTCGCGTCGCAGCCTCGTTGGCTCTGGCCTTTTGGGTCGAGCACCTTGCGCTGCCCGACGGCGGGCTCCCCGACGGCCACTTTTGTGGCTGCACTGAAGAAGCGATGTATGCGTCCGGCCAACTCATCTTGAACGGGCCGTCAACTATGGCCAGGATGGTCTCCACCAAACCAATTAGGTGGACACCAGTGTGTGCGCCAGCCACAGATTGACCCCATTGCGGGAGTTCTGCCAACCACCGACTGACCCGGCGATTGCAACGGCGCTTGGGGGACCATCTGCATCCAGCTTCAGTCGACGATGAACTCGGGAGCCTGCGCGAGCTGCCGGAGCTGAAGGGCAAATTCGACATCGTGGTCGGCAACATGCCATCGCGTTGGCAATGTCCGCTTCACTAGCGAGAAGTATCGAAAGACATCGGCGTCATCCTCAATACTGTGAGTGCGCCGCTCCCGGACCGTCAGCAAAATCGCCGGACATTTTCGGGAGGTGATGATGAGACAGCTTGTCGCTGCGCTGCTTCTTGCTGGCCTGACGGCTCTTTCCGGCTGCGCGACTGTCGCGGTCGAAAGGGGCAGGGGCGGCTCGCTCACCCAAGTGAATCCGTACTGACCCAGTTGGGGATTTGAAACTTATTCCCCATGTCGCTCCCGCCTGGCACACCCTCGGCTGGGCGGTTCAGTCCGACAGGTTTGCCCGCCGCCGCTGCGCCAAGAATTGCTCCAACCTCGCCCGCGCAGCGGATAAACGCTGTTCGTTGGCCGCACTAGGGCACAGCCCGAGGCTTCAAACACTTGGAGTATCAGATGGACAAGATCACGCCTGACTCACCCGAGTACCACGTACTTGCGGCCAGCGTCAATGCCTACCTTGAAAGTTCAGACGCCACAAAACTCCTGGAGGGAAAGGTGGTTGAGTTTGCCCTTGAGAGAAAGGCGAAAGAAGTTTTCCAGCAGTTCTTGATCACCAGATTTCTCCCGTCATTTGCTGCAGTAGCGCTGATGCTCGGCTACTTGGGGTGGGATGTAAAGGGAAGTATCGCCAAGACGGCAGATGATTTGAAATTGCAAACCACTGCGCTAGCCAACACGCAGCAGAATCTCCATCAGAAGCACCTAGAGATTCAGGACAGAAGCAAGCAGCTTGATGACATTTCAGCGCGCGCAGAAAAGATGCGCAGCGAAACTGAGGTGCGGCTCGAAAGTCTCACCGTGAAAACGGAGAGCCAGATGCTAGCGGCTTCCGACAAGCTTCTCAATTATGCAGTTAAGTCGACGGATAGGCTTGCTCGTGCGGATGGAGCAATCAAAGCTGCGGATGTTGCTGCATCCGCCGCCGAGTCTCGAGTCGAATCGCTTAGGCAGAAAACTGTAGAGCAGACAAATAGGGCCAACGACTTGGAAGCAAAACTACAACTCCAAGCGACCCTGGTGAATCTCTCCGTACTTGAGGTGGTTTCACTTAATGATCGGACGGCTTCTAATATTATTGAGCTTCCGCATCTAGGTCGCCCCCCAAGCAAACTAGCTTTCACTGCGACAACCGTTACAAAATCAAAAGGCGGATCTCCGTACGTAGATCTTCTCGTGCATCTTGATGGGGTAGACCTCCCTCTAGTACGGATTGAGGCAACCCCAAATGGACTTTGGCGGAGGTGGCGCCGTCTCGATCCGTCAGCATCCAACTACGAGTATCGGGTAGAGCACATCTACTACGATGAAAATGCAAATGACTTCGTGTCCGTCCAAGTTAGAGCAACAAAAGATTTTGCAGAGTCACTCATGAAATCTGGCATTACGCCTCGATAACAAGTTAAAATTCTGCCTGTTAATAAAATCCCTACCAAGTGGTCGGTCATAAAAATACACGCGCCCGCATGAATACAGGGCATGCGAGCATTTTATGAGTGGATGCCGCAAGATTTCAACCCCATCCATAGTAGTTGCCCGCAAACTAAACGAGGTTCGGATGGACCCAAAGCCGGAGAGTATGTGCAGCGACCACGACCTGTTCCGCAATGAAGTGCTCAAATTCCGGAAGGTGTGCACTCGCCGACATTGCGGCTGAGTTGAATCGGTTCCTCGATCCTGAAAGGCTGGAGGAGGCCGACGGGTTTGACGAAGTTCCGGGCTTCATCGCAGATCATTGCGACAGTGAACGCTTCGTACTGCAAGGCGTTCCGTTGGATTTGCCGCTGGACGCTCCTTCGCCCGAATGGCACAACTACTTCTACTTCCGTTGTGCTGCATCCGATGTTGATACGCTTCCTCCCAGTCTTCCAGATCTGCCTCGCGACGCAGCGATCGGGCAGAAAGGCTATTGGACCGTCAATGAATGATTGTCCCAGAGGCTTCGTCAAGCTACCGAGTTGTGGTGCGACCCAGACCTTTAACTGGCCATTGCAGCGGACGGCTGCGCCGCCCGCTGACCTCGCACGTTGAACGACCGCTTGCGGGCGTCGAGTTCGGCAAGGCTTAGGACCGCAACCGCTGCGGTGCGTTCCATCGCGGTGGATCTGGAACTTCTGCTTTGGGCACATTGCCGCCACGCGGGCTCCGGCCGCGACCGTCAGCAACCGCTGCGGCGTGGCCTTTCATAGTGGCTCCAAGGACCCTAAAGAGTAGTTTTTTCCGAGCCTGATCCGGGTCAAATCGGCCACAAATTTCGCTTCGACGGACTTAATTTGGATCGACGTTTCTCGAGCCTCTGATTGCAGGACTTCCGACGGACTTTCCAGCTCGACGCCAATGTAGACAGATCAACGACTTACGAGCGTCGATCTCGACGGACTTTGTTTGTTGGAGTCAACAATACCTAACGTTTATTCCACAGTGACCGACTTCGCCAGGTTACGAGGCTTGTCTACGTCCGTTCCACGTGCGCAAGCCGTGTGGTAAGCCAGCAGCTGCAGCGGGATCACGTGCAGGATGGGGCTCAGGGCGCCGTAGTGTTCGGGCATGCGGATCACGTGCAGACCCGGCTCGCTTTCGATCTGCGTGTCGCCGTCGGCGAAGACGTAGAGCTGGCCGCCGCGGGCGCGGACTTCCTGCATATTGCTCTTGAGCTTTTCGAGCAAGGTGTCGTTGGGCGCCACGGTGACGACGGGCATCTCGGCGGTGACCAGGGCCAGGGGGCCGTGCTTGAGTTCACCGGCGGGGTAGGCCTCGGCGTGGATGTAGCTGATTTCCTTGAGCTTCAGGGCGCCTTCCAGGGCGATCGGGTAATGCAGGCCGCGGCCGAGGAAGAGCGCGTTTTCCTTGCGGGCGAATTCTTCGCTCCAGGCGATGACCTGGGGCTCCAGCGCCAGCACGGCTTGCACCGCCACGGGCAGGTGGCGCAGAGCCTTCACATGCTCGGCTTCCTGCGCTTCGCTCAAGTGACCGCGGGTCTGGGCCAGGGCCAGGGTCAGCAGGAACAGACCCACCAGCTGGGTGGTGAAGGCCTTGGTCGAGGCCACGCCGATCTCGGCGCCGGCGCGGGTGATGTAGGCCAGCTCGCACTCGCGCACCATGGCGCTGGTGGAGACATTGCAGACGGTCAGCGTGTGCTTCATGCCCTGGGCGCGGGCATGCTTGAGGGCGGCCAGGGTGTCGGCGGTTTCACCGCTCTGGCTGATGGTCACCACCAGGGTGCGCGGGTTGGGCACGCTGTCGCGGTAGCGGTACTCGCTGGCGATCTCCACGCTGGTGGGGATCTTGGCGATCGACTCCAGCCAGTACTTGGCGGTGGAGCCCGAGTAGTAGCTGGTGCCGCAGGCCAGGATCAGCACCGAATCGACCTCCTTGAAGATGCCGTAGGCACCGTCACCGAAGAGCTCGGGGCTGATGCTGGTGATGGACTCGAGCGTGTTGGCGATTGCCGTGGGCTGCTCGAAGATTTCCTTCTGCATGTAGTGGCGATAGGGGCCCAGCTCGGCCGCGCCGCTGTGGGCGTGCACCGTGCGCACCTCGCGCTGCTGCGCTTCATAACGGCCGGTTTCAACGTTGAGGCGGCTGATCCAGAAACGGCCCAGCTGCAGGTCCACCACATCACCCTCTTCCAGGTAGACGATCTGGTCGGTCACACCGGCCAGAGCCATGGCGTCAGAGGCGACGAAGTGTTCGCCATCGGCGGCCTCCATGCCCACGCCCAGCACCAGGGGTGAACCCTCGCGCGCAGCCACCACACGGTGCGGCTCATCGCGGCAGAACACGGCCACGGCGTAAGCGCCCTTGAGGCGCGGCAGGGCTTGCTGCACAGCCTCCAGCAGATCACCTTGGTAGAGGTGGTCGATCAGGTGGGCGATGACTTCAGTGTCGGTCTGGCTGGTGAAGACATAGCCGCGGGTCTTGAGCTCGGCGCGCAGTTCGTCGTGGTTCTCGATGATGCCGTTGTGCACCAAGGCAATGCGGCCGACGCTGTCGGAACCGGCGCTGGGGCCATGCGAAAAATGCGGGTGGGCGTTGTGCACGGCGGGGGCGCCGTGGGTGGCCCAGCGGGTGTGGGCAATGCCGGTGCCGGAGGCGATGCCGTCCTCGGCGGCCAGGCCGGTCAGCTCGGCCACGCGCGAGGTGCTGCGGGCGCGCTTGAGCCCGCCGTCCTGGTGCACGGCGACGCCGCAGGAGTCATAGCCGCGGTACTCGAGGCGCTTGAGGCCCTCGATCAGGATGGGGACGATATTGCGCTGGCTGACGGCACCGACGATTCCACACATGACTCTGGTCTCCTGAAGATGTTGCGGCGCTCCGTCGCTGAGGACCTGAGCACGCTGCATGAGGTTGCAATGGAGCGCATCGTAGGCACAGGCATGAAATCATTGCTTTCAATTTTTCAATCAGATTGAAATAATCAATCACCCATCATGTTGTGCGACAACATATTTCACGGAATGAATTGAAATGAACGATTCGATCGAGACGCTGAGCCTGGATGCCACCGATTTGCGCATCCTGGAACTGCTGCAACAAGACGCCTCGCTGTCCAACCAGGACCTGGCGCAGCAAGCCCATGTCTCGCCAGCCACCTGCCTGCGCCGGGTCAAGCGCCTGCTGGACAGCGGCATCATCGAGCGCCGCGTCGCCCTGCTCTCGGCCGAGAAGCTGGGCGCCGGC
This region of Paucibacter aquatile genomic DNA includes:
- the glmS gene encoding glutamine--fructose-6-phosphate transaminase (isomerizing): MCGIVGAVSQRNIVPILIEGLKRLEYRGYDSCGVAVHQDGGLKRARSTSRVAELTGLAAEDGIASGTGIAHTRWATHGAPAVHNAHPHFSHGPSAGSDSVGRIALVHNGIIENHDELRAELKTRGYVFTSQTDTEVIAHLIDHLYQGDLLEAVQQALPRLKGAYAVAVFCRDEPHRVVAAREGSPLVLGVGMEAADGEHFVASDAMALAGVTDQIVYLEEGDVVDLQLGRFWISRLNVETGRYEAQQREVRTVHAHSGAAELGPYRHYMQKEIFEQPTAIANTLESITSISPELFGDGAYGIFKEVDSVLILACGTSYYSGSTAKYWLESIAKIPTSVEIASEYRYRDSVPNPRTLVVTISQSGETADTLAALKHARAQGMKHTLTVCNVSTSAMVRECELAYITRAGAEIGVASTKAFTTQLVGLFLLTLALAQTRGHLSEAQEAEHVKALRHLPVAVQAVLALEPQVIAWSEEFARKENALFLGRGLHYPIALEGALKLKEISYIHAEAYPAGELKHGPLALVTAEMPVVTVAPNDTLLEKLKSNMQEVRARGGQLYVFADGDTQIESEPGLHVIRMPEHYGALSPILHVIPLQLLAYHTACARGTDVDKPRNLAKSVTVE